GATGCCCGCCGTAGTTGGCGGCGTACGGCTCCATGCCGGCAACGAGCGCGTTGCCGCCGAACACCTCGGCAAAGCGCGGCGAAGCGACGTCCGCTGCATCGAGACCGACCAGCGCCGCCACTTCCCGCGAGTGCGCGACGAGCCGCGGCGCGGCCACCGGCGTCGGTTCCACGCGCGAGTACAGCGCGCCGTGAACCTGGCGCACGTGCGGTCCCGCCACGGGGTCACCCGGCAGCCGGTTCACGAAGGCGTTGTCGAAGCGAAGCGAATCCATCATCCGTGGGAAGCCCGAAAACGAGAAAGACCTCC
This sequence is a window from Betaproteobacteria bacterium. Protein-coding genes within it:
- a CDS encoding YdiU family protein yields the protein MDSLRFDNAFVNRLPGDPVAGPHVRQVHGALYSRVEPTPVAAPRLVAHSREVAALVGLDAADVASPRFAEVFGGNALVAGMEPYAANYGGH